A genomic region of Porticoccaceae bacterium LTM1 contains the following coding sequences:
- the rapA gene encoding RNA polymerase-associated protein RapA, with protein MSTLRFIPGQRWVSNTESEAGLGIIVEAAGRRVTVSFPAIGEERVYAADNAPLSRVQYNVGDRIRSDEDLVLTVTEVREEGSIFSYMGLDGDGKEHCIDELELDSFVQFSKPQDRLFAGQVDKLSQFELRQQTLAHRHRLQQSDVLGLLGARVQLLPHQLYIAHEVANRHAPRVLLADEVGLGKTIEAGLVIHQQLVSGRSRRVLVVVPDSLVHQWLVEMLRRFNLMFTILDEDRCQALTPEDDDGSANPFESAQLVLCSLSFLSKSPKRHQQACDAGWDLMVVDEAHHLQWSEKEASLEYQCVEALAKNVLGLLLLTATPEQLGIESHFARLRLLDPDRYYDLQKFCDEEGEYQRVSRLVEQLTSEDAADQLRHSDELKAELQHYLGSDADKLQKELDDDGCEQAIDDVVRTLLDHHGTGRVLFRNTRDAVSGFPERRLVPHKLQTPAAYRSASEGASIEQLLKPEMLLGGGWLASDPRVKWLANWLADLREESRSDKVLVICANADTAQQLENHLNIRCGVHSAVFHEGMSLVERDRAAAYFADEEESAQALICSEIGSEGRNFQFARHMVLFDLPLNPDLLEQRIGRLDRIGQKYTVNIHVPFYDSGAQFALLRWYHDGLNAFERVCPVGGAIQAQVRQELDACLVNDNVQALDKLVAQTYKLTEAALYEFQQGRDRLLEMSSCNPKRAQQVVDSVAEAESPEVLTEYMEKVFDQYGVDHNHHSADAVILEPSDHLQCESFPGLYEDGMTATFNREKALSREDMHYLSWEHPMVSGSMEMILSGEFGNTSVCTMKLPPLKPGNLLLETVFTLHCAAPRSLQVPRYMPSRKVRVVVESNGKDLSAVLTPQHYQKLAQGVAKGTAQELVRHARPQITALIDKAETIASSQQQGLIDAAIAKMEQSQGVELQRLKSLAKVNPNIRQDEIDYLEETRDQLQKYLEGAELRLDSLRVAITV; from the coding sequence TTGAGCACTTTACGTTTTATTCCCGGCCAGCGCTGGGTCAGCAATACCGAATCCGAAGCCGGTCTCGGCATCATCGTTGAGGCCGCTGGCCGCCGTGTGACAGTCAGTTTTCCTGCCATTGGAGAAGAGCGGGTCTATGCGGCGGATAATGCACCGTTGAGCCGTGTGCAGTACAACGTAGGTGATCGTATTCGCAGTGATGAGGATCTGGTGCTGACCGTTACCGAGGTGCGGGAAGAGGGCAGTATTTTCAGCTACATGGGGCTGGATGGTGACGGAAAAGAGCACTGTATTGATGAGCTGGAGTTGGACAGCTTTGTCCAGTTCAGTAAGCCACAGGACCGACTTTTTGCCGGACAGGTGGATAAGCTCAGCCAGTTTGAACTGCGTCAGCAGACCCTTGCTCATCGCCACCGCTTGCAGCAAAGCGACGTGTTGGGCCTGTTGGGGGCTCGAGTGCAGCTGCTTCCCCATCAGCTTTATATCGCCCATGAAGTGGCAAACCGCCACGCCCCACGTGTATTGCTGGCCGATGAAGTAGGCTTGGGTAAAACCATCGAGGCAGGCCTGGTCATTCACCAGCAGTTGGTGTCCGGTCGCTCCCGTCGTGTATTGGTAGTGGTGCCAGACAGTCTTGTGCATCAGTGGTTGGTGGAGATGTTGCGCCGCTTCAACCTGATGTTCACGATTCTCGATGAGGACCGCTGTCAGGCACTGACACCGGAAGACGATGACGGAAGCGCTAATCCGTTCGAAAGTGCACAACTGGTTCTGTGCAGCTTGTCCTTCCTTTCTAAATCGCCAAAGCGCCACCAGCAAGCCTGTGATGCTGGCTGGGATCTTATGGTGGTGGACGAAGCACACCACCTGCAGTGGAGTGAGAAAGAGGCCAGCCTAGAGTACCAATGCGTAGAAGCGCTGGCGAAAAATGTACTGGGACTGCTTCTGCTTACCGCTACTCCAGAACAGCTGGGTATCGAGAGTCACTTTGCCCGTTTACGCCTGCTGGATCCCGACCGTTATTACGATTTGCAGAAATTCTGTGACGAAGAGGGCGAATATCAACGGGTCAGCCGTTTGGTTGAACAGCTGACCAGTGAGGATGCTGCCGATCAGCTACGCCATAGCGATGAGCTGAAAGCAGAATTGCAACATTACCTGGGCAGCGATGCGGACAAGTTGCAAAAAGAGTTGGATGACGATGGCTGTGAACAGGCCATTGACGATGTGGTACGCACGCTATTGGATCATCACGGCACCGGCCGAGTACTGTTCCGCAATACACGGGATGCCGTCAGCGGTTTTCCGGAGCGTCGCCTGGTTCCGCACAAACTCCAAACGCCTGCTGCCTATCGAAGTGCCAGTGAAGGTGCCAGTATTGAACAGCTGCTGAAACCGGAAATGTTACTTGGTGGCGGCTGGCTAGCTTCTGACCCTCGTGTGAAATGGCTTGCCAACTGGCTGGCAGACTTGCGCGAGGAGAGTCGCAGTGACAAGGTGCTGGTAATCTGCGCCAATGCCGACACCGCCCAACAACTGGAAAATCACCTCAATATCCGTTGTGGCGTTCACTCGGCAGTATTCCATGAAGGAATGAGCCTGGTGGAACGGGACCGCGCTGCCGCCTATTTTGCCGACGAGGAAGAGAGCGCACAGGCACTTATCTGCTCGGAAATTGGCAGTGAAGGCCGCAACTTCCAGTTTGCCCGCCACATGGTGCTGTTCGACTTGCCGCTTAATCCGGATCTACTTGAGCAGCGTATCGGTCGTCTCGACCGGATTGGTCAAAAGTACACAGTCAATATTCATGTGCCGTTTTACGACAGTGGCGCCCAGTTTGCCCTGTTGCGTTGGTATCACGATGGCCTTAATGCCTTTGAGCGGGTTTGCCCGGTGGGTGGTGCAATCCAGGCGCAGGTGCGGCAGGAGCTGGATGCTTGTTTGGTGAATGATAATGTCCAGGCGTTGGACAAGTTGGTGGCTCAAACCTATAAGCTGACCGAGGCGGCATTGTACGAATTTCAGCAAGGTCGCGATCGTCTGCTGGAGATGTCCTCCTGTAATCCGAAGCGAGCCCAGCAGGTTGTCGATTCAGTTGCTGAGGCTGAGAGCCCGGAAGTTTTGACCGAATACATGGAAAAGGTATTCGACCAATACGGTGTTGATCACAACCACCACAGTGCTGATGCGGTGATCCTGGAACCGAGCGATCATCTTCAATGCGAAAGTTTTCCGGGGCTGTATGAAGATGGTATGACTGCCACATTCAATCGTGAGAAGGCACTCAGCCGTGAAGATATGCACTATCTGAGCTGGGAACACCCCATGGTCAGTGGTTCCATGGAGATGATTCTGAGCGGCGAATTTGGCAACACCTCTGTTTGTACCATGAAGCTGCCACCACTCAAGCCTGGCAATCTTTTGTTGGAGACGGTGTTTACACTGCACTGCGCAGCACCCCGTTCACTGCAAGTACCTCGCTATATGCCTTCAAGAAAGGTGCGGGTGGTGGTTGAGAGCAATGGTAAAGACTTAAGTGCCGTACTGACCCCGCAACACTACCAGAAACTCGCACAAGGCGTTGCCAAGGGAACAGCCCAAGAGTTGGTGCGTCATGCCAGACCACAGATTACTGCGTTGATTGATAAGGCAGAGACCATCGCTTCCTCTCAACAGCAGGGACTGATTGATGCCGCCATTGCCAAAATGGAACAGTCACAAGGTGTTGAGCTGCAACGCTTGAAGTCACTGGCGAAAGTGAACCCAAATATTCGCCAGGACGAGATTGATTACCTGGAAGAAACCAGGGATCAGTTGCAAAAATACCTCGAAGGCGCAGAACTAAGGCTGGACTCGCTGAGAGTTGCGATTACCGTCTGA
- a CDS encoding M48 family metallopeptidase, producing MMDIQGFWQDGKISASPEAVLHADAVGRLTVRVGNEAVVSAEIKEVKIPDRLGNIQRQLRFPNGGTFVTANNEAVDQLQRNLGKSSGGHKLHAAENRWSLALVCLTLIVGLIAWCLIWGVPLAAQGVAKVIPDAVVEYTDQTSIDFFDDVWLDPSNLPEARQKQLLNYFQPYIHTLQSSSDMPEIDVQFRDGGPLGANAFALPGGTIIFTDDIVELAKSDAELLSVLFHEIGHVEHQHGMRSVLQGSIIVLSLAFVTGDMNGVAELLLGIPVLLVNSAYSRDFETEADDYAYQNMKQEGIPLHHFADILSRMDHQHHHGDEANKGEENKSTDQGPVSHDTSDESSDKDVMGYFSTHPLTKDRIKRFETEGDE from the coding sequence ATGATGGATATTCAGGGCTTTTGGCAAGATGGAAAAATTTCGGCTTCTCCGGAAGCCGTCCTTCATGCTGATGCAGTGGGGCGACTTACGGTTAGAGTTGGAAATGAGGCTGTTGTCAGTGCAGAGATCAAGGAAGTAAAAATCCCTGATCGCCTGGGCAATATCCAGCGACAACTGCGGTTTCCGAATGGCGGTACTTTTGTTACCGCCAATAATGAAGCCGTGGATCAATTACAGCGCAATTTGGGCAAAAGCAGCGGGGGGCATAAGCTTCACGCTGCGGAAAACCGCTGGAGTCTTGCGCTTGTTTGCCTGACTTTGATTGTAGGTTTAATTGCCTGGTGTTTGATCTGGGGTGTGCCGCTAGCCGCACAGGGTGTCGCTAAGGTTATTCCTGATGCTGTGGTGGAGTACACGGACCAAACGTCGATTGATTTTTTTGACGATGTTTGGCTTGATCCGTCGAACTTGCCTGAAGCTCGTCAAAAACAGTTGCTCAATTATTTCCAGCCCTATATCCATACTCTGCAAAGTTCCAGTGATATGCCGGAAATTGATGTTCAATTCCGTGATGGTGGACCACTGGGTGCTAATGCGTTTGCATTGCCGGGCGGCACGATTATCTTTACAGATGACATTGTTGAATTGGCAAAGAGTGATGCCGAGCTACTTTCAGTCTTGTTTCACGAAATAGGGCATGTTGAACATCAACATGGAATGCGGTCTGTACTGCAAGGCTCAATCATTGTGTTGTCACTTGCGTTCGTTACCGGTGATATGAATGGTGTTGCCGAATTGCTGTTGGGCATTCCGGTGTTACTGGTAAACAGTGCCTACTCCAGGGATTTTGAAACCGAAGCAGACGATTATGCTTATCAAAATATGAAACAGGAGGGCATTCCGCTACATCATTTTGCCGATATTCTGAGCCGTATGGATCATCAACATCATCATGGTGATGAGGCGAATAAGGGGGAAGAAAATAAATCCACAGATCAAGGCCCTGTAAGTCATGACACTTCCGATGAAAGTTCAGACAAGGATGTAATGGGGTATTTTTCTACCCACCCCTTGACTAAGGATCGTATCAAGCGGTTTGAGACAGAAGGCGACGAGTAG
- a CDS encoding secondary thiamine-phosphate synthase enzyme YjbQ, which yields MIQTVSVPVSGQGLHDITNRIQSAVAAAGLSEGLCTLYIQHTSASLLIQENYDPSAKADLESWLNRLVPENDPLYTHTLEGPDDMPAHIKSALTATSLSIPIMNSKLALGSWQGIFLWEHRHHAGGRKVLVHTSA from the coding sequence GTGATCCAGACAGTTTCAGTACCTGTTTCCGGGCAGGGGCTTCACGATATAACCAACAGGATTCAGTCGGCAGTGGCCGCTGCAGGGCTTTCTGAAGGGCTTTGTACATTGTATATCCAGCACACGTCGGCCAGTCTGTTGATTCAGGAGAACTACGACCCTTCAGCCAAAGCGGATCTGGAGAGTTGGTTGAACCGCCTGGTGCCGGAAAATGATCCACTCTACACCCATACCCTGGAAGGGCCGGATGATATGCCGGCACATATCAAGTCAGCATTGACTGCCACATCGCTCTCAATTCCTATTATGAATAGCAAGCTGGCGTTGGGTTCATGGCAGGGGATTTTTCTGTGGGAACACCGTCATCACGCGGGTGGTAGAAAAGTATTGGTGCA
- the yeiP gene encoding elongation factor P-like protein YeiP yields the protein MKASDLKRGMIVEINGAPHIAKQIDVKSPSSRGANTLYKVRFNNLKTGQKLDETYKGDDMLKDCDCQRREVQYSYFDGDNYVFMNMEDFSQYSLGADDLEGQLEYLIDGLEGITALILDGNAIGIELPQSVNMTIIETPPCIKGASATGRTKPAKMATGLEVQVPEYLEEGELIKINTTTNKFMSRA from the coding sequence ATGAAAGCCAGTGACCTGAAGCGTGGCATGATCGTTGAGATCAATGGCGCTCCGCATATTGCCAAGCAAATTGATGTGAAAAGCCCGTCTTCACGTGGAGCGAATACTCTCTACAAGGTTCGTTTCAATAACCTGAAAACCGGCCAGAAGCTGGATGAAACTTACAAAGGCGATGACATGCTCAAGGATTGTGACTGTCAGCGTCGCGAGGTTCAGTACTCCTATTTTGATGGCGACAACTATGTGTTCATGAACATGGAAGATTTCAGTCAGTACAGTCTGGGTGCGGATGATCTGGAAGGGCAGCTGGAATATTTGATTGATGGTCTTGAAGGCATAACCGCGCTGATCCTGGATGGCAATGCCATTGGTATCGAATTGCCGCAATCGGTGAATATGACCATTATCGAGACCCCGCCCTGCATTAAAGGTGCCAGTGCTACTGGCCGCACCAAACCGGCGAAAATGGCCACCGGCCTGGAAGTTCAGGTGCCGGAGTACCTGGAAGAGGGTGAGCTGATCAAAATCAACACTACCACCAATAAATTTATGTCTAGGGCATAG
- the trmA gene encoding tRNA (uridine(54)-C5)-methyltransferase TrmA, which yields MNTIDTSQYDKQLTDKISKVREDFAALNLPEIEVFTSEPINFRMRAEFRIWHEGDESHYAMHLPGGSRPIPIQEFPIGSTRIGELMPRLMTGIKDNELLRRKLYVVEFLTTLSGDALITLIYHKPLDDQWQNEARALSTKLGAPIIGRSKKQKVVLERDYVIEELDVLGNKYRYKQVETGFTQPNAGVNQKMLGWAVETSRNLSPERQGGDLLELYCGNGNFTLPLAQNFERVLATEISKISVNSSQWSMKENGVDNIEIVRMSSEDFTDALNKVRPFRRLNNVDLDSYNFSTVFVDPPRAGLDDGTVELVRGFDNILYISCNPETMKNNLEALQDTHEIAKFAAFDQFPYTHHLECGALLVKRT from the coding sequence TTGAATACCATCGACACCAGCCAATACGACAAGCAGCTCACCGACAAGATCAGCAAGGTGCGTGAAGACTTTGCAGCACTGAACCTGCCGGAAATAGAGGTGTTCACCTCGGAGCCAATCAACTTTCGTATGCGAGCCGAGTTTCGTATATGGCATGAAGGCGACGAATCCCACTATGCCATGCACCTGCCAGGCGGCAGTCGCCCTATTCCGATTCAGGAGTTCCCGATTGGTTCCACCCGAATTGGTGAGCTGATGCCACGGCTGATGACAGGAATCAAAGATAATGAACTACTGCGCCGCAAGCTTTATGTAGTTGAGTTCTTAACTACCTTGAGTGGCGATGCGTTAATAACCCTTATTTATCACAAACCTCTCGATGATCAGTGGCAGAACGAAGCCAGAGCCCTTAGTACAAAATTAGGTGCCCCCATTATTGGTCGCAGCAAAAAGCAGAAGGTGGTGCTGGAACGCGATTACGTCATCGAAGAACTGGATGTACTGGGCAATAAATATCGCTACAAACAGGTAGAAACCGGATTTACCCAACCAAACGCCGGTGTAAACCAGAAAATGCTTGGCTGGGCCGTAGAAACCAGCCGCAACTTATCACCTGAGAGACAAGGCGGTGACCTGTTGGAGCTCTACTGCGGTAACGGCAACTTTACTCTGCCACTGGCACAAAATTTTGAACGTGTATTGGCCACAGAAATCTCAAAGATTTCGGTAAATTCATCGCAATGGAGCATGAAAGAAAACGGTGTGGACAATATCGAAATTGTCCGCATGTCCAGCGAGGACTTTACCGATGCCCTCAATAAGGTTCGCCCGTTCAGACGCCTGAACAATGTTGACCTGGACAGCTATAACTTTTCCACCGTGTTTGTAGACCCACCCCGTGCCGGACTAGATGACGGCACCGTGGAGCTGGTAAGAGGTTTTGACAATATCCTGTACATCTCCTGCAATCCGGAGACCATGAAAAACAACCTTGAAGCACTGCAAGACACTCACGAGATTGCCAAATTTGCAGCCTTTGACCAATTCCCTTACACCCATCACCTTGAGTGTGGTGCGCTACTGGTCAAACGCACTTAA
- a CDS encoding YjgN family protein, whose protein sequence is MSVDIPSDQPVTPGTPESPVNPQVETPESPPRRIQMEFRGSGSEFFRIWIVNVLLSIVTLGIYSAWAKVRTKRYFYGNTYLDNHNFEYTADPIVILKGRIIAAVLLVGYIFAQNFFPVISGLLALAGMIIFPWFFVRAYAFNAYHSVYRGIRFRFSRSYGEAAKAYILWPFLGVITFGILYPSAILRQEKLLVEGHSYGESQFSLNIRVGQIWAIVGIMIALGVLFAIGTSVLTAIIAGVSGLEGAENRNGIFAIISMIPLFLFYFVMMAYFTVAMMNLRYGNMLIAGNQFNANYKFGAWLWLLVSNTFMIVLTLGLAIPWAMVRVVRYRASCTSLNARDMDHFVAGESNKTSALGDEVGEAFDLGFGI, encoded by the coding sequence ATGTCTGTAGATATACCTTCAGATCAGCCAGTCACTCCCGGCACTCCCGAATCTCCAGTTAATCCGCAAGTTGAAACCCCAGAATCCCCACCAAGACGCATCCAGATGGAGTTTCGTGGATCTGGTAGTGAATTCTTTCGTATATGGATCGTGAATGTTTTGCTCTCTATTGTGACCCTGGGGATTTACTCCGCCTGGGCCAAGGTGAGAACCAAGCGATATTTCTACGGGAATACCTATCTCGATAATCACAATTTTGAATATACCGCCGATCCAATTGTGATTTTGAAGGGGAGAATTATTGCTGCTGTCTTATTGGTCGGTTATATATTTGCACAGAACTTTTTCCCTGTAATATCTGGTTTGCTTGCTTTGGCAGGTATGATTATTTTCCCGTGGTTTTTTGTGCGAGCCTATGCATTTAATGCTTATCACAGTGTGTATCGTGGTATTCGATTTCGATTTTCGCGCAGTTATGGCGAGGCTGCCAAAGCCTATATTCTATGGCCATTTTTGGGTGTAATTACTTTTGGAATACTCTATCCAAGTGCTATTTTGCGTCAGGAAAAGTTGCTGGTTGAAGGACACAGCTATGGAGAGAGCCAGTTTTCGCTGAATATCAGAGTGGGTCAGATCTGGGCAATTGTCGGGATAATGATTGCGCTCGGTGTACTGTTTGCTATTGGCACATCTGTATTGACCGCAATTATCGCCGGAGTGTCAGGTTTGGAAGGCGCAGAGAACCGAAATGGTATTTTTGCAATTATTTCGATGATTCCGTTATTCCTGTTTTATTTTGTAATGATGGCCTACTTTACCGTAGCAATGATGAACTTGCGTTATGGAAATATGTTGATTGCAGGCAACCAATTTAATGCCAATTACAAATTTGGCGCCTGGTTGTGGTTGCTGGTTTCCAACACATTTATGATCGTACTGACTCTGGGGCTGGCTATTCCCTGGGCGATGGTTCGCGTGGTTCGTTACCGTGCCAGTTGCACCAGTCTTAACGCCAGGGATATGGATCACTTCGTTGCCGGTGAAAGCAATAAAACCAGCGCACTGGGTGATGAAGTGGGCGAGGCCTTTGATCTGGGCTTTGGCATATGA
- a CDS encoding YchJ family protein, with product MKNCLMTICPCGSAKPYANCCQPYHNGTPAPTAETLMRSRYSAFCKGLVDYLVETHHPDKRQVDDREVLAQTIASTHWLNLQVISSDSDQVEFIATYEDQGELGQLHERSRFTKEDDRWFYLDGEILPAQVNAGRNDPCPCGSGKKFKKCHGN from the coding sequence ATGAAAAACTGCCTGATGACAATCTGCCCTTGCGGATCAGCAAAGCCATACGCCAACTGCTGCCAACCCTATCACAATGGCACACCAGCCCCGACTGCCGAAACTTTGATGCGCTCTCGTTACAGCGCATTCTGCAAAGGACTGGTGGATTACCTGGTAGAGACTCACCATCCCGATAAAAGGCAAGTCGATGATCGCGAGGTTCTGGCTCAAACCATAGCCAGTACTCACTGGCTTAATCTGCAAGTGATTTCCAGCGACTCTGATCAAGTAGAGTTTATTGCCACCTACGAAGACCAGGGTGAACTCGGACAACTTCATGAGCGTTCACGCTTTACAAAAGAGGATGACCGCTGGTTTTATCTGGACGGGGAAATACTACCTGCTCAGGTCAATGCAGGACGCAATGATCCCTGCCCTTGTGGGAGTGGCAAGAAGTTTAAGAAGTGTCACGGAAATTAA
- a CDS encoding zinc-dependent peptidase — protein sequence MITAVYFVVAAVFVGLMVWWLLFKPGSEYRKAVQKPFPAEWQTILFRNLPIYRNLSKEQQSELQDLIKAFLHQKNFVGCDGQLITDEVRVTIAAEACLLLLNRPHTLYRQLKYIYVYPSAYLAPHTEVAEGGVVTHRKQGRSGESWQNGKVILSWDDVAHGARNFSDGQNVVLHEFAHQLDQESGTANGAPLLNQVSSYQSWARVLSREFEELQDDLMRGHRGLLDHYGATNPAEFFAVATETFYERPDKMMQEHPELFEQLMAYFQVDPRKWQ from the coding sequence ATGATAACAGCAGTCTATTTTGTTGTGGCGGCGGTTTTTGTCGGGCTGATGGTCTGGTGGCTGTTGTTCAAGCCTGGAAGCGAATACCGAAAGGCGGTTCAAAAGCCGTTTCCGGCAGAGTGGCAGACTATTCTGTTTCGTAACCTGCCGATTTACCGCAATCTCTCCAAAGAGCAGCAGAGTGAACTGCAGGATTTGATCAAAGCATTTCTGCATCAAAAGAATTTTGTAGGCTGCGACGGGCAATTGATCACCGATGAGGTTCGAGTCACTATTGCCGCGGAAGCCTGTCTGTTGCTGCTCAATCGCCCTCACACTCTGTATCGCCAGCTCAAGTACATTTATGTCTACCCGTCAGCCTACCTGGCGCCACACACCGAGGTGGCGGAGGGAGGTGTGGTGACCCATCGAAAACAGGGACGTTCGGGTGAGTCGTGGCAGAATGGCAAGGTGATTCTCTCATGGGACGACGTTGCCCATGGCGCTCGTAACTTCAGCGATGGCCAGAATGTTGTTCTTCACGAGTTTGCGCACCAATTGGATCAGGAATCCGGTACTGCCAATGGCGCACCGCTATTGAACCAGGTGTCCAGCTACCAGAGCTGGGCAAGAGTGCTGTCCCGTGAATTTGAAGAGCTGCAGGATGATCTGATGCGTGGTCACCGGGGACTTCTGGATCACTACGGCGCCACCAACCCGGCTGAATTTTTTGCGGTAGCCACCGAAACGTTTTATGAGCGACCGGACAAAATGATGCAGGAGCATCCAGAGTTGTTTGAGCAATTAATGGCTTATTTTCAGGTTGATCCCAGGAAGTGGCAGTGA